One Mycteria americana isolate JAX WOST 10 ecotype Jacksonville Zoo and Gardens unplaced genomic scaffold, USCA_MyAme_1.0 Scaffold_39, whole genome shotgun sequence genomic window carries:
- the LOC142403586 gene encoding olfactory receptor 14A16-like: protein MSNASSITEFLLLAFTDTRELQLLHFWLFLGIYLAALLGNGLIITAVVCNHHLNSPMYFFLLNLSLLDLASISTTVPKAMANSLWDTRAISYLGCAAQVFLFVFLMSAEFSLLTIMSSDRYVVICKPLHYGTLVGSRACVHMAAAAWASGFLYAVLHTANTFSIPLCQGITLEQFFCEIPQILKLSCSDAYLREVGLIVVSLLVALGCFVFIVLSYVQIFRAVLRIPSEQGQHKAFSMCLPHLAVVSLFLSTAMVAYLKPPFTSSLSLDVVVAVLYSVVPPAVNPLIYSFRDKELKDAVWKLMMGCFSKAINCPFLDAYHS, encoded by the coding sequence tacacttctggctcttcctgggcatctacctggctgccctcctgggcaatggactcatcatcaccgctgtagtctGTAACCATCACCTcaacagccccatgtacttcttcctcctcaacctctccctcctcgacctggcctccatttccaccactgtccccaaagccatggccaattccctctgggacaccagggccatctcctacctgggatgtgctgcccaggtctttctctttgtctttttgatgtcagcagagttttctcttctcaccatcatgtcctCTGACCGCTACGttgtcatctgcaaacccctgcactacgggacccttgtgggcagcagagcttgtgtccacatggcagcagctgcctgggccagtggtttcctctatgctgtgctgcacactgccaatacattttcaataccactctgccaaggcatTACCCTggagcagttcttctgtgaaatcccccagatcctcaagctttcctgctcagatgcttacctccgggaagttgggcttattgtggttaGTCTCTTAGTAGcacttggctgttttgttttcattgtgctgtcctatgtgcagatcttcagggctgtgctgaggatcccctctgagcagggacagcacaaggccttttccatgtgcctccctcacctggccgtggtctccctctTTCTAagcactgccatggttgcctacctgaaaccGCCCTTTACCTCCTCCCTATCCCTCGATGTGGTGGTTGCAGTTCTGTattcggtggtgcctccagcagtcaaccccctcatctacagcttcagagacaaggagctcaaggatgcagttTGGAAACTGATGATGggatgtttttctaaagcaataaactGTCCTTTTTTGGATGCGTATCACTCATAA